A single Gammaproteobacteria bacterium DNA region contains:
- a CDS encoding gluconate 2-dehydrogenase subunit 3 family protein — MSIINRREFLVLLAGMSVSYPLGSLAVLRQTPLDKAVLAEPWRTIAAVQEHLFPADADSPGAYDIHAISYLKNMLQRPGADKDEAAFIEQGEGWLNGMAREFYAQDFITLDVDKKERVLRRIEGSRAGYRWLGLQLRYILEALLSDPVYGGNANAVGWEWLQHQPGFPTPTERNLFYKLAYQKRDYNE, encoded by the coding sequence GTGTCTATTATAAATCGTCGTGAATTTTTAGTGTTATTAGCCGGTATGAGTGTGAGTTACCCGCTGGGTAGTCTGGCTGTATTACGACAAACACCACTTGATAAGGCTGTTCTGGCTGAGCCATGGCGAACCATTGCTGCGGTGCAGGAACATTTGTTTCCTGCGGATGCGGATTCACCGGGTGCCTACGATATTCATGCCATTAGCTATTTGAAGAATATGCTTCAGCGTCCGGGGGCTGATAAAGATGAAGCTGCATTTATTGAGCAGGGTGAGGGTTGGTTAAACGGGATGGCGAGGGAGTTCTATGCACAGGACTTTATTACCCTTGATGTGGATAAAAAGGAAAGGGTGCTACGTAGGATTGAGGGTAGTCGGGCGGGGTATCGATGGTTGGGTTTGCAACTGCGTTATATTCTGGAAGCCTTGTTGAGTGATCCTGTTTATGGCGGTAATGCCAATGCTGTGGGTTGGGAATGGTTGCAGCATCAGCCGGGTTTTCCTACACCAACGGAGAGAAATTTGTTTTATAAGTTGGCTTATCAAAAACGGGATTACAATGAGTGA
- a CDS encoding GMC family oxidoreductase, which translates to MDYDVIVIGSGAGGGPVALECAKAGKSVLVLEKGYWLNEGDFAKDDLASYIHNAYTPDLRDEQHVIEEMDEMGDWHAEAGSESGWSFWNGSLVGGASNLMSGFFYRLKPQDFYLRSEFGPIEGANVADWPISYEDMEPWYSKVELEVGISGQVQRHPLLEPRSSADFPYPPTREHPIVSMIDNACESLGYHALRTPRAILSVSDKDRRGCEYSGFCGSYGCHSGAKGSSRAALLNRALKTGYCKIQPESKVTRLISNSAGKVVSVEYVDKHNKRTTLSAKVFVVACHAIESSRLLLASVGERHPDGLGNRYQQLGKNLLFSAGGAGTGEFTYGKMDKIMAEAMNTRGPFVNRGLQDWYFIDDEFMGGRVKGGTIDFLLRHPGPMGRAMGLPFDDNGLVWGKALKQRLKSTFTTTQDLRFEVFNDWLPTDNCFVSLDHQVKDKWGSPVARVRIGYHQQDLKVGEFLSQKAVGVMEAMHADNIRYSVSGTPTPNLVAGGCRFGHDPKISVLDKDCRIHDVDNVYVTDGSFMPTGGSVPYTWTIYANAFRVADIIKARV; encoded by the coding sequence ATGGATTACGATGTCATTGTCATTGGTAGTGGTGCTGGCGGCGGCCCTGTTGCCCTTGAGTGTGCCAAGGCGGGTAAGTCGGTTCTGGTGCTGGAGAAGGGTTATTGGTTGAATGAGGGTGATTTTGCCAAGGATGACCTTGCCAGTTATATTCATAATGCCTATACCCCTGATCTACGTGATGAACAGCATGTCATTGAAGAAATGGATGAGATGGGTGACTGGCACGCTGAGGCGGGTTCGGAATCGGGTTGGAGTTTCTGGAATGGCAGTCTGGTGGGCGGTGCTAGTAATCTGATGAGTGGTTTTTTTTATCGCCTTAAGCCACAGGATTTTTATCTGCGTTCTGAATTTGGCCCGATAGAGGGGGCTAATGTTGCTGACTGGCCGATTAGCTATGAGGATATGGAGCCTTGGTATAGCAAAGTTGAATTGGAGGTGGGCATCTCAGGGCAGGTGCAAAGACATCCTTTGCTGGAGCCTCGTTCAAGTGCTGATTTCCCTTATCCGCCAACGCGGGAACATCCCATCGTATCAATGATTGATAATGCCTGTGAATCGCTCGGTTATCATGCCTTGCGTACACCACGGGCAATATTGTCGGTTTCGGATAAGGATCGTCGTGGTTGTGAGTATTCGGGTTTCTGTGGCAGTTATGGTTGTCACTCCGGGGCTAAGGGCAGTTCACGCGCGGCCCTGCTTAATCGTGCGCTGAAAACGGGTTATTGTAAAATTCAGCCAGAATCAAAGGTGACTCGGTTGATTAGTAATAGTGCGGGTAAGGTGGTTTCGGTGGAATATGTTGATAAACATAATAAGCGCACAACACTCTCTGCCAAGGTGTTTGTGGTCGCCTGCCATGCGATTGAAAGCAGCCGTCTGTTGTTGGCATCTGTCGGTGAACGGCACCCCGATGGGCTGGGTAATCGCTATCAACAACTGGGCAAGAATCTATTGTTTTCTGCCGGTGGAGCGGGTACTGGTGAATTCACCTACGGCAAGATGGACAAGATAATGGCGGAGGCGATGAACACACGCGGGCCTTTTGTTAACCGGGGTTTACAGGATTGGTATTTTATTGATGATGAATTCATGGGTGGCAGGGTGAAGGGCGGCACCATTGACTTCCTGTTGCGTCACCCCGGCCCGATGGGCAGGGCCATGGGGTTACCCTTTGATGATAATGGTCTGGTCTGGGGGAAGGCTCTGAAGCAACGCTTGAAAAGCACCTTTACTACCACACAGGATCTAAGGTTTGAGGTGTTTAATGACTGGTTGCCGACGGATAATTGTTTTGTCAGCCTGGATCATCAAGTGAAAGATAAGTGGGGTAGCCCGGTTGCCAGGGTGCGTATTGGCTATCACCAACAGGATTTGAAAGTGGGTGAGTTTTTATCACAAAAGGCCGTCGGTGTGATGGAGGCAATGCATGCCGATAATATTCGTTATAGTGTTAGTGGTACCCCAACGCCTAATCTGGTGGCAGGGGGCTGTCGTTTTGGCCATGATCCAAAGATCTCGGTACTGGACAAGGATTGTCGTATCCATGATGTCGATAATGTCTATGTAACCGATGGTAGTTTTATGCCAACCGGTGGCAGTGTGCCCTATACCTGGACTATTTACGCTAATGCATTCCGGGTCGCCGATATTATCAAGGCGCGGGTATAG
- a CDS encoding PHP domain-containing protein, with product MSLHYDLHSHSIISDGSLSPSELVRHAHQSGVDVLALTDHDTTDGLAEAGLEAARVGISLINGVEISVSWNKYTIHIVGLLAQVDNEILQQGLSGLREFRIWRAQEIAKRLHKAGIPDAYEGAQVYATGSIIGRVHFAKFLIEKEYARDMREVFKRFLVHNKPGYVNGQWASLEDTLRWIKAAGGIAVVAHPARYRFTATKLKLLLGEFKELGGVAMEVVSGNPTRDEIEHMSKRAQTQHLLASRGSDYHGPENAWLKMGRLQTIPASCQPVWEHEVWSSLLPAVIQQPAVVL from the coding sequence ATGAGTTTACATTATGATCTACATAGCCATTCGATCATCTCGGATGGCAGCCTAAGCCCGTCGGAGCTGGTTCGTCATGCCCATCAATCCGGGGTGGATGTGTTGGCGTTAACGGATCACGACACCACGGATGGTTTGGCTGAGGCTGGATTGGAAGCAGCGCGTGTCGGGATCAGCCTGATCAATGGTGTGGAAATCTCGGTGAGCTGGAATAAATATACGATTCATATTGTGGGTCTGTTGGCGCAAGTGGATAATGAAATATTGCAACAGGGTCTAAGTGGGCTGCGTGAATTCAGGATATGGCGCGCGCAGGAAATTGCCAAACGTCTGCACAAGGCGGGTATCCCTGATGCCTACGAGGGTGCGCAGGTATATGCTACCGGCAGTATTATTGGTCGTGTGCATTTTGCTAAATTTTTGATTGAAAAAGAGTATGCACGAGATATGCGTGAGGTCTTCAAACGTTTTCTGGTGCATAACAAACCGGGTTATGTGAATGGGCAGTGGGCGAGCCTTGAAGATACCTTGCGCTGGATTAAGGCGGCCGGGGGTATTGCTGTCGTGGCACATCCAGCGCGTTATCGTTTTACCGCCACTAAACTGAAATTGTTACTGGGTGAATTCAAGGAATTGGGTGGAGTGGCTATGGAAGTGGTGTCGGGTAATCCGACGCGCGATGAGATTGAGCACATGAGTAAACGGGCTCAAACACAGCATCTATTGGCCTCGCGTGGTAGTGATTATCATGGTCCGGAGAATGCCTGGCTGAAGATGGGACGATTGCAAACCATTCCTGCGAGTTGCCAGCCTGTGTGGGAACATGAAGTCTGGTCATCGTTGTTGCCTGCAGTGATACAACAGCCTGCGGTTGTGCTATGA
- a CDS encoding YciI family protein: MLYAILSTDVENSLEKRMSVRPAHIERLQQLQNQGRLIIAGPHPAIDSDTPGDAGFTGSLVIAEFKTLAEAQTWADADPYLESGAYAKVTVKPFKKVLP; this comes from the coding sequence ATGTTATACGCTATCCTGTCGACCGATGTCGAAAATAGCCTAGAAAAACGAATGAGTGTTCGCCCTGCACATATCGAACGTCTACAACAACTACAAAATCAAGGTCGCTTGATTATTGCCGGCCCACACCCTGCCATTGATTCCGACACGCCTGGTGATGCCGGGTTTACTGGTAGCCTGGTGATTGCTGAATTTAAAACCCTTGCAGAAGCACAAACCTGGGCCGATGCCGACCCTTATCTAGAGTCAGGCGCTTATGCAAAAGTCACCGTTAAACCATTTAAGAAGGTATTACCATAA
- a CDS encoding septation protein A, with protein MKFLFDFFPILLFFAAYKIYGIYAATATAIAATFLQVGLYWLKNRSFEKSHLITLTIIVIFGGATLYLHDPLFIKWKPTVAYWLFAITFIGSQFIGEKPLIKRMMGHAISVPDIIWTRLNITWALFFIAMGLVNLYVAYNYDEDTWVNFKLFGLMGITLLFVLAQGLYLSRYMEDEDEDDENEKEKIKEES; from the coding sequence ATGAAATTTCTGTTCGACTTTTTCCCCATCCTACTATTTTTTGCCGCCTACAAGATCTATGGTATCTATGCTGCAACTGCAACCGCCATCGCCGCCACCTTTTTGCAAGTCGGCTTGTACTGGCTCAAGAATCGCAGTTTTGAGAAATCACACCTCATTACATTGACCATCATCGTTATCTTTGGTGGTGCTACCCTTTACCTGCATGACCCACTATTTATCAAATGGAAGCCCACAGTAGCCTACTGGTTATTTGCCATCACCTTTATTGGCAGCCAGTTTATTGGTGAAAAGCCCCTGATTAAACGCATGATGGGACACGCCATCAGTGTACCTGATATCATCTGGACTCGACTCAACATCACCTGGGCTCTATTTTTTATTGCCATGGGTCTGGTTAATCTCTATGTTGCATACAACTATGATGAAGACACTTGGGTTAATTTCAAGTTGTTTGGGTTAATGGGAATCACCCTGCTTTTTGTACTTGCCCAGGGTTTATATCTTTCACGTTACATGGAAGATGAAGATGAAGATGATGAAAACGAAAAAGAAAAGATTAAAGAGGAATCCTGA
- a CDS encoding peptidylprolyl isomerase — MRKLLQSCLLTSSLLIGLNAGTAQADIVATTDDNSPVLATVNGKPITQQMYSMYASKRNSGRPGTPPPSSETIINDMIKLEIVAQDAQAQGLDLRADVKTQLEWLKRTTLASISIQEFITHNPVTEADMKKAYDEQIANTGGEEYHARHILVSSKGDAEAIIKQLDEGADFAELAKEKSTGPTGKQGGDLGWFTADRMVKPFANALMKMKKGSYSKTPVETQFGQHIIYLEETRELSPPSYDQIKPRLQHMMQGQKVETYIHDLKEKATVVIK; from the coding sequence ATGCGTAAACTACTTCAATCCTGTTTATTAACATCAAGCCTGTTAATCGGTCTTAACGCGGGTACTGCACAGGCAGATATCGTAGCGACTACGGATGATAACTCACCGGTTCTGGCTACCGTCAATGGTAAACCGATCACACAACAGATGTATTCCATGTATGCCTCTAAACGCAATAGTGGTCGTCCCGGCACCCCACCACCGAGCTCCGAAACCATCATCAACGATATGATCAAACTCGAAATCGTTGCTCAAGATGCGCAAGCTCAGGGACTTGATCTGCGTGCAGATGTAAAAACCCAACTAGAATGGCTAAAGCGAACCACGTTGGCCAGCATCAGCATCCAGGAATTCATAACGCATAACCCCGTCACCGAAGCCGACATGAAAAAGGCCTATGATGAACAAATCGCCAATACCGGTGGCGAAGAATATCATGCACGTCACATTCTGGTAAGCAGCAAGGGTGATGCCGAAGCCATTATCAAACAACTTGATGAAGGTGCTGACTTTGCTGAGCTGGCAAAAGAAAAATCCACCGGTCCCACAGGCAAGCAAGGCGGTGATCTGGGCTGGTTTACTGCCGATAGAATGGTTAAACCATTCGCTAACGCACTAATGAAGATGAAAAAAGGAAGCTATAGCAAAACCCCGGTTGAAACCCAGTTTGGTCAGCATATTATATACCTGGAAGAGACCAGAGAGCTTAGCCCCCCTTCCTACGATCAGATCAAACCCCGCTTACAACACATGATGCAGGGACAAAAGGTTGAGACCTATATCCATGATCTTAAAGAAAAGGCAACCGTTGTTATCAAATAA
- a CDS encoding MBL fold metallo-hydrolase, which produces MFNVIKLLCVFSLFFSISSVADVLDYPLKQVSEHTYVIHGPLETPSPENRGFMNNPAFIIADQGVIVVDPGSSDEVSEMLLNHIKALTKKPVTHVFNTHIHGDHWLGNDAIKSAWPDAIVYADPRMIKKAKQGEAHGWIELLNRLTEGATEGTEIYYPEQALVDGDQLTIHGLQLRIHSVGIAHSDSDIMIEFVDDSLMFTGDNVAYKRILRMDDASFRDIIKACDRAISLGLEHYVPGHGVSSSVEIVKLQKTYFEIIYGAVGKYYEEGLTDYEMKPMIVKMLSAYKDWADFDAMIGKHISLALLEVEQAEFE; this is translated from the coding sequence ATGTTTAATGTTATTAAGTTGTTGTGTGTTTTCAGCCTGTTTTTTTCGATCAGTAGTGTTGCTGATGTGCTGGATTATCCGCTTAAACAAGTCTCCGAACATACCTATGTTATTCATGGGCCATTAGAGACCCCTAGCCCTGAGAATCGGGGTTTTATGAATAATCCAGCGTTTATTATTGCTGACCAGGGTGTGATTGTGGTTGACCCTGGTTCTAGTGATGAAGTTAGTGAGATGTTACTCAATCACATTAAGGCACTGACAAAAAAACCGGTAACTCATGTTTTCAATACCCATATTCACGGGGATCACTGGTTGGGTAATGATGCGATTAAAAGCGCCTGGCCTGATGCGATTGTTTATGCCGACCCACGCATGATCAAAAAGGCGAAGCAAGGGGAGGCTCATGGCTGGATTGAACTGCTGAACAGGCTGACCGAAGGTGCTACTGAAGGGACAGAGATTTATTATCCGGAGCAGGCACTGGTTGATGGTGATCAATTGACTATCCACGGTTTACAGCTTCGCATCCATTCGGTGGGGATCGCGCATAGTGATAGCGATATTATGATTGAGTTTGTGGACGATTCTTTAATGTTTACGGGTGATAATGTTGCCTATAAGCGTATTTTGCGTATGGATGATGCCAGTTTCAGGGATATTATTAAAGCTTGTGATAGGGCGATTTCTTTAGGCTTAGAACATTATGTTCCTGGTCACGGGGTAAGCTCTAGCGTTGAGATCGTGAAATTGCAAAAGACCTATTTTGAGATTATTTATGGTGCGGTTGGTAAATATTATGAAGAAGGTCTGACCGATTATGAAATGAAACCCATGATTGTTAAAATGTTGTCTGCCTATAAGGATTGGGCTGATTTTGATGCCATGATTGGCAAGCATATTAGTCTGGCATTGTTGGAAGTGGAACAGGCTGAATTTGAATAG
- a CDS encoding BolA family transcriptional regulator — MNSETIHAKLTNALSPSILEIIDQSAQHAGHEGAAGGGGHFVVHIVSDQFEGKSLIQRHRLIYDVMGDAMEHEIHALSIKAATPQEHAKKS; from the coding sequence ATGAACAGTGAAACCATCCACGCAAAACTAACCAACGCATTAAGCCCCAGCATACTGGAGATTATTGACCAAAGCGCACAACATGCCGGACATGAAGGTGCCGCCGGTGGTGGAGGGCACTTTGTTGTCCATATCGTGTCAGACCAATTTGAAGGCAAGAGCCTGATCCAGCGCCATCGTCTAATTTATGACGTTATGGGCGATGCAATGGAGCATGAAATTCACGCCCTCAGCATCAAGGCCGCTACACCGCAAGAACATGCGAAAAAGTCTTAA